In Deltaproteobacteria bacterium, the following proteins share a genomic window:
- a CDS encoding DUF1992 domain-containing protein: protein MFERIAENRIRDAIERGELDDLPGKGRPLVFEDDSFVPPDLRMAYKILKNAGFLPPELQATRDIQNAIDLLEDLEDEQERYRQVQKLNLLVTKANLMRKRPIALEEQQIYYQKIVERVSVRKKRC from the coding sequence ATGTTTGAAAGGATCGCAGAGAATCGGATCAGGGATGCCATAGAGCGTGGGGAGTTGGATGATCTCCCGGGAAAAGGCCGTCCGCTTGTCTTTGAGGACGATTCCTTTGTCCCGCCAGATCTGCGCATGGCCTACAAGATCCTGAAGAACGCGGGGTTTCTTCCCCCGGAACTCCAGGCAACAAGGGATATCCAGAACGCCATCGATCTTTTGGAAGACCTCGAGGACGAACAGGAGCGCTACCGCCAGGTCCAGAAGCTCAATCTCCTCGTCACCAAGGCCAATCTCATGAGAAAACGCCCCATAGCCCTTGAGGAACAGCAGATCTACTACCAAAAGATCGTGGAAAGGGTCTCGGTCAGGAAGAAACGCTGCTGA
- a CDS encoding YihY/virulence factor BrkB family protein, giving the protein MISVARAMEACHFWVWSPLSPSGSSGLRRLQALCRILSIVAREFVRDEIPIKASALSFTVILSLIPALAFTIAVLKGLVGEERIKGVVYGYIERLESNDAHSEVPHLNEKTANKGIGTASSYLRRAADLVFEYVDQTDFATLGAVGMFGFLLAFYTIINSIETALNSIWRAYSDRPIMQRIANYLLFLIILPLSASVLFSISGYLSGSGIWERFTESVPVSGSNPAAFALLNVLLFAGIFALLYRVLPHHHVPINSALVGGVVGGTGWTLAQFYYIKLQVGVTRYNAIFGSFATLPLFLVWIYAGWIVFLIGAETAYALQVWRGYRPEAQETAPAERLALAFDLLHEVFQDFSERKTSRLSDIAMRLSTDEGLLQGLLEALEKGGVLRCSDSKRREYLPATNADKISADEVIDAVFGEVVSPTPGGKTAKETLEGMKKDIKGLSLEKVLRSAGRNGFSSVSS; this is encoded by the coding sequence ATGATCTCGGTCGCACGCGCCATGGAGGCATGCCATTTCTGGGTGTGGAGCCCCTTGTCTCCATCCGGATCCAGCGGCCTACGTCGTCTGCAGGCCCTCTGCCGCATCCTTTCCATCGTGGCGAGAGAATTCGTTCGCGACGAGATACCCATCAAGGCAAGCGCCCTGTCCTTTACTGTGATCCTCTCCCTCATTCCCGCCCTTGCCTTCACGATCGCCGTTCTCAAGGGCCTCGTGGGCGAAGAAAGGATCAAGGGGGTCGTGTATGGATACATTGAGAGGCTGGAATCCAATGACGCCCATTCGGAAGTCCCGCATCTCAACGAAAAAACCGCAAATAAAGGGATTGGTACAGCATCTTCCTATCTCAGGCGGGCCGCTGATCTGGTCTTCGAATACGTGGACCAGACGGATTTCGCGACCCTCGGGGCCGTTGGCATGTTCGGGTTTCTCCTTGCCTTTTATACCATCATAAATTCCATCGAAACGGCCCTCAATTCCATCTGGCGGGCCTATTCCGACCGCCCGATCATGCAGAGGATCGCCAATTACCTCCTTTTTCTCATCATTCTGCCGCTTTCCGCAAGCGTCCTTTTTTCCATCTCGGGTTACCTCTCAGGAAGCGGCATCTGGGAAAGATTCACCGAGTCCGTCCCGGTCTCTGGGAGCAATCCCGCGGCCTTCGCCTTGCTCAACGTCCTCCTCTTTGCCGGGATCTTCGCCCTTCTCTACCGTGTACTCCCCCATCATCATGTCCCTATCAACTCCGCCCTCGTCGGCGGGGTGGTCGGCGGCACCGGTTGGACCCTTGCCCAGTTTTACTACATCAAGCTCCAGGTAGGGGTCACCCGGTACAACGCCATTTTCGGGTCCTTCGCCACCCTCCCCCTCTTTCTCGTCTGGATTTATGCAGGCTGGATCGTCTTTCTCATCGGCGCGGAAACGGCCTATGCCCTCCAGGTCTGGCGTGGTTATCGCCCGGAGGCGCAAGAGACCGCCCCTGCAGAAAGGCTCGCCCTTGCATTCGATCTCCTGCACGAGGTCTTTCAGGACTTCTCGGAACGAAAGACGAGCCGCCTTTCAGACATCGCCATGCGCTTGTCCACGGACGAAGGACTCCTGCAGGGACTCCTCGAGGCCCTTGAAAAAGGCGGCGTCCTCCGCTGTTCAGACAGCAAGCGTCGGGAATATCTCCCTGCCACGAATGCAGACAAGATCTCCGCTGACGAGGTGATCGATGCGGTTTTTGGCGAGGTCGTCTCCCCGACCCCTGGAGGGAAGACAGCCAAAGAGACCCTCGAAGGAATGAAAAAGGACATCAAGGGTCTCTCCCTTGAAAAGGTTCTGAGATCGGCCGGTCGCAACGGATTCAGCAGCGTTTCTTCCTGA
- a CDS encoding Smr/MutS family protein: MPTYRKVSPIKKKGTGEDDSFKNLPFSRLAELMEKRRTSAPVSQHQSLPKVTPPQESHVSPDPDAADRKLFLDAMAGVIPLRERATIPQEVRQVGMKAPSAPTTEDSAVLRELSRLVSGMLPVLVSKTPEFIESDRDGDIPFLVKRLHRGEFSVQGYCDLHGCDSLTAIQVCENFMAEHLARGTRCVAFIHGRGLSSPRAPVLKGLVLRWLERGPFRRHVRAFCSAPHWDGGAGVTYVLLRGRPRRHSKGKGGG; the protein is encoded by the coding sequence ATGCCCACATACAGGAAGGTTTCCCCGATAAAGAAAAAAGGGACTGGAGAGGACGATTCCTTCAAAAACCTCCCCTTTTCCCGGCTTGCGGAGCTCATGGAAAAGAGGCGTACGTCCGCGCCTGTTTCTCAGCATCAATCCCTCCCGAAGGTCACGCCTCCCCAGGAGTCACACGTATCACCTGATCCCGATGCCGCGGACAGGAAACTCTTTCTCGACGCGATGGCCGGGGTGATCCCCCTTCGGGAACGGGCGACCATCCCGCAGGAGGTCAGGCAGGTCGGCATGAAAGCCCCATCGGCCCCCACGACGGAGGATTCCGCTGTACTCAGGGAGCTTTCCAGGCTCGTCTCCGGCATGCTTCCGGTTTTGGTCTCCAAGACCCCGGAGTTCATAGAATCGGACCGTGACGGAGACATCCCCTTTTTGGTAAAAAGACTCCACCGGGGGGAGTTCTCAGTACAGGGATATTGCGATCTTCATGGATGCGATTCCCTTACCGCCATCCAGGTCTGTGAGAACTTCATGGCCGAACATCTCGCCAGGGGGACGAGGTGCGTTGCCTTTATCCACGGAAGGGGGCTTTCCTCCCCCCGCGCCCCGGTGCTCAAGGGCCTCGTACTCCGGTGGCTCGAGAGAGGTCCGTTCCGTAGGCATGTGAGGGCCTTTTGCAGCGCCCCCCATTGGGACGGGGGGGCTGGGGTGACCTATGTCCTTCTGAGGGGGCGTCCACGAAGGCACTCCAAAGGGAAGGGGGGCGGATGA
- the tmk gene encoding dTMP kinase — protein sequence MKEGHRGLLVVVEGIDGTGKTTLARHLTERLTEHGIPCLFTFEPTMGAYGSRLRESFVGHRRLHPDEELDLFTRDRLDHVEETILPALSRGEVVVCDRYYFSTMAYQGARGRNPEEIRRINESFAPRPDLILLLDLDPASAVERIRKKRGEVPNNFEDIGYLKRVADIFRSLEDAVILRLDGRLPEEVLLERAWEAVLARINRRRPDPRPSEDRS from the coding sequence ATGAAAGAGGGGCATCGCGGCCTTTTGGTCGTAGTCGAGGGGATCGACGGGACGGGAAAGACTACACTCGCCCGCCACCTCACAGAGAGGCTGACCGAACATGGCATCCCGTGCCTTTTCACCTTCGAGCCCACGATGGGTGCCTACGGTTCGAGACTTCGGGAGAGTTTCGTCGGGCATCGCCGTCTCCATCCCGACGAGGAACTGGATCTCTTCACGCGCGATAGACTTGATCACGTGGAGGAGACGATCCTGCCCGCCCTCTCCAGGGGAGAGGTCGTCGTCTGCGACCGCTACTATTTTTCCACCATGGCCTACCAGGGCGCGCGTGGGCGGAACCCGGAGGAGATCCGGCGGATCAACGAGTCATTCGCCCCCCGTCCGGATCTCATCCTCCTTCTGGACCTGGACCCCGCCTCGGCCGTGGAGAGGATCCGGAAGAAACGAGGAGAGGTACCGAACAATTTCGAGGACATAGGATATCTCAAACGGGTCGCCGACATCTTTCGGTCCCTCGAAGACGCAGTGATCCTCCGTCTCGACGGAAGGCTCCCGGAGGAGGTGCTTCTCGAGAGGGCCTGGGAGGCGGTCTTGGCGCGGATCAACCGGCGCAGGCCAGATCCCCGTCCTTCGGAAGACCGATCGTGA
- the cobI gene encoding precorrin-2 C(20)-methyltransferase, with protein MSDRIGTLYGIGVGPGDPELVTVKAADILSRISRVFTASSGANDHSIALQIARSHLRHADVTHLLFPMTRDDTVVAQAVRQNVRRIASVLENGEDAAFLTLGDPLTYSTFGRIVPALRSLLPEARIVTIPGITSYHAAAASLDLPLVQEEESLTVLSGAMGAERLREAVMVSDTVVVLKVYRHAARIFATLEELGLLDHAILVTRCGLDGERIITDVRSLKDGPIPYLSLLIVRTAPKAF; from the coding sequence GTGAGTGACCGGATCGGAACCCTCTACGGTATCGGGGTCGGGCCAGGGGACCCGGAACTCGTCACGGTAAAGGCCGCAGACATCCTCTCTCGAATATCCCGCGTCTTTACCGCATCCTCAGGCGCAAACGACCACAGCATCGCCTTGCAGATCGCACGTTCCCACCTAAGACATGCCGATGTCACTCATCTCCTATTTCCCATGACCAGGGACGATACTGTAGTGGCCCAGGCCGTCAGGCAGAACGTCCGCCGAATCGCCTCTGTGCTCGAAAATGGGGAGGATGCCGCGTTTCTCACCCTCGGAGACCCCCTCACCTATTCCACCTTCGGCCGCATCGTTCCAGCGCTTCGCAGCCTCCTGCCCGAGGCGAGGATTGTGACGATTCCAGGGATCACCTCCTATCACGCGGCAGCCGCCTCCCTGGACCTCCCCCTCGTCCAAGAGGAAGAGAGCCTTACGGTGCTTTCCGGGGCCATGGGGGCGGAACGGCTACGGGAGGCCGTCATGGTCTCGGACACCGTGGTGGTCCTGAAGGTCTATCGGCATGCGGCCCGAATCTTTGCCACCCTCGAGGAACTCGGACTTCTCGACCATGCAATCCTCGTGACCCGATGCGGCCTCGACGGGGAGAGGATCATCACTGACGTACGCTCCCTGAAGGATGGCCCTATTCCCTACCTATCCCTGCTCATCGTACGGACCGCACCTAAGGCATTCTGA
- a CDS encoding precorrin-8X methylmutase, whose amino-acid sequence MQIQFLAPHEIEQESFRRIDEILGGENDLPPDVWSILRRMIHTSGDPSIREDFRIHPAAVRAGVKALLGGCTVSVDTRMLLAGISTGRLERLGASAVCLIDDPEIAKRAKEAGTTRAVQALDASLPLLDGGIAAIGNAPTALLRLLDHMKMGRVRPALVIGVPVGFVNAAESKEMLLAQTCPFVTILGTRGGSALAASVVNALAELALSDMDSRGLHCE is encoded by the coding sequence ATGCAGATCCAATTCCTTGCCCCACATGAGATCGAACAGGAGAGTTTCCGCCGAATCGATGAGATCCTCGGCGGCGAAAACGATCTCCCCCCGGACGTGTGGTCCATTCTGCGGCGCATGATCCACACATCGGGCGACCCATCCATTCGAGAAGACTTCCGGATCCACCCGGCTGCCGTCCGGGCCGGGGTGAAAGCCCTCCTTGGCGGATGCACTGTTTCGGTTGACACGCGCATGCTCCTTGCAGGCATCTCCACCGGACGCCTCGAACGGCTGGGTGCATCCGCCGTCTGCCTCATTGACGATCCTGAAATCGCAAAAAGGGCAAAGGAGGCAGGGACCACTCGGGCCGTCCAGGCCCTGGACGCATCCCTTCCTCTCCTCGATGGAGGCATAGCCGCTATCGGAAACGCCCCCACCGCCCTTCTCCGGCTCCTCGATCACATGAAAATGGGCAGGGTCAGGCCTGCCCTTGTGATCGGGGTCCCGGTAGGGTTTGTGAACGCAGCGGAGTCCAAGGAGATGCTCCTTGCCCAGACCTGTCCGTTCGTAACCATCCTTGGCACACGTGGAGGGTCGGCCCTTGCGGCGAGCGTGGTAAACGCCCTTGCCGAGCTCGCCCTGTCAGACATGGATTCAAGAGGCCTCCATTGTGAGTGA
- a CDS encoding cobyrinate a,c-diamide synthase produces the protein MTAALVIAGTGSGTGKTTITLGIMAALTRRGYRVQPFKVGPDFIDPGHHARISGRVSHNLDGWMLTREANQEIFSRASRSADIAVVEGVMGLFDGKDGLSPEGSTAQMASWLGLPVLLVVDAKGMGRSAAALIKGFMKFDSQITIKWVVFNKIGSPRHLRLLRDAVSGSIPEVSVLGGLPRRPDVTIPERHLGLMTAEEHITEAQVDALACLAEESVDVDALLSSLGLTGPGQVACGGGRIRNAPPCGSLHYSTPNGVILQEVPSAGLLSASQGKRAGLALQKIRIAVARDKAFCFYYEDNLELLMESGATLVPFSPLEDTLLPPDISGIYLGGGYPELHAQALSANTSLAHEIRRCSLSGMPILAECGGHMYLCSAIEAMGGASWPMAGVLPFRTRMLARFSALGYREVVLLKDCVIGPAGTTVRGHEFHYSDYSEPVSGHVAISGQDCMIHPLFHVRDGRGRDLGTAGHVVKNTASSYVHLHFRSNPAIPLHFVLECRKYREEHADPIPCPT, from the coding sequence ATGACTGCCGCATTGGTCATTGCCGGAACTGGTAGCGGTACTGGTAAAACCACCATCACCCTTGGGATCATGGCGGCCCTGACCAGAAGGGGATACAGGGTCCAACCCTTCAAGGTGGGACCTGACTTCATAGATCCGGGCCATCATGCGCGCATCAGCGGTCGCGTATCGCATAACCTCGACGGATGGATGCTGACTCGTGAGGCAAACCAGGAGATCTTTTCCCGTGCATCCAGAAGCGCTGATATCGCCGTTGTGGAAGGCGTAATGGGACTCTTTGACGGAAAAGACGGCCTTTCCCCAGAGGGCTCCACGGCCCAGATGGCATCATGGCTCGGGCTTCCGGTCCTCCTTGTGGTGGATGCCAAAGGCATGGGAAGAAGTGCTGCCGCACTTATAAAAGGCTTTATGAAGTTTGATTCCCAAATTACGATTAAATGGGTCGTTTTCAATAAAATCGGGAGTCCTCGCCACCTTCGTCTCCTCCGAGATGCGGTCTCCGGCTCTATACCTGAGGTTTCGGTTCTCGGGGGCCTTCCGAGGCGCCCAGACGTGACCATCCCTGAACGCCATCTCGGCCTCATGACAGCGGAAGAGCACATAACGGAGGCACAGGTGGACGCCCTTGCCTGCCTTGCTGAGGAATCCGTGGATGTGGATGCCCTGCTCAGTTCGCTCGGTCTCACCGGGCCGGGCCAGGTTGCATGCGGAGGCGGGCGGATCCGGAACGCCCCGCCATGTGGGTCTCTGCATTACAGTACCCCTAATGGGGTTATCCTTCAGGAAGTCCCGTCGGCTGGGCTTCTATCAGCCAGCCAAGGCAAGCGCGCTGGCCTGGCCCTCCAAAAAATCCGGATCGCCGTCGCCCGCGACAAGGCCTTTTGCTTCTATTACGAGGACAATCTAGAACTCCTTATGGAAAGCGGGGCCACGCTCGTCCCTTTCTCCCCACTTGAGGACACACTTCTTCCTCCCGACATATCCGGCATCTACCTCGGAGGCGGCTATCCAGAACTCCATGCCCAGGCCCTCTCTGCAAATACCTCCCTTGCCCACGAAATACGAAGGTGTTCCCTTTCCGGAATGCCCATCCTTGCCGAGTGCGGCGGCCACATGTATCTCTGCTCTGCCATAGAGGCAATGGGGGGCGCATCATGGCCCATGGCCGGGGTCCTTCCTTTTCGAACCCGCATGCTTGCGCGTTTTTCCGCCCTTGGCTACCGTGAGGTGGTTCTGCTTAAAGACTGCGTCATCGGCCCAGCTGGGACGACCGTTCGAGGCCACGAGTTCCACTATTCAGATTATTCGGAACCCGTATCAGGACATGTCGCCATCTCCGGGCAGGACTGCATGATTCATCCCCTCTTCCATGTCCGTGACGGCCGTGGGAGGGATCTCGGAACCGCTGGGCATGTTGTGAAGAATACGGCTTCAAGTTACGTTCATCTCCACTTTCGATCCAACCCTGCCATCCCCCTCCACTTTGTCCTTGAATGCCGAAAATACAGGGAGGAGCATGCAGATCCAATTCCTTGCCCCACATGA